From a region of the Ignisphaera sp. genome:
- a CDS encoding ABC transporter ATP-binding protein, translating to MKHDGVVLVTIELTKRFGGLIALDNVNLNIKRNSLTLLIGPNGAGKSTLINTCVGILKPDKGQVLFSPTGNGVIDITGWPPHEVYKSGFVRSFQIPQPFLSLTVLENVLAVFTSRGEDPLYAIFRSMWRKIEEEYIEKAFKVLKLVGLDDYWDVEAYKLGAGQLKMLEVARALAANARLVALDEPIGGTDPGYAKTIFEKLRKIKSEMDITFVVVEHRIDIALPFADYVYVMDRGKIIAEGLPDIVYKDPKVVEVYVGE from the coding sequence ATGAAGCATGATGGTGTAGTTCTAGTAACTATTGAGTTAACAAAACGTTTCGGAGGTCTTATAGCACTAGATAATGTGAACCTTAACATCAAGAGAAACTCGTTGACACTCTTGATAGGTCCTAATGGTGCAGGTAAATCAACACTCATAAATACTTGTGTAGGAATACTGAAACCTGATAAAGGTCAAGTTTTATTTTCGCCTACAGGCAATGGTGTAATTGATATAACCGGCTGGCCCCCTCATGAAGTATATAAATCTGGTTTTGTTAGATCTTTCCAAATTCCGCAACCATTTTTATCGTTGACAGTTCTAGAGAATGTATTAGCTGTTTTCACCAGTAGAGGTGAAGATCCACTATACGCTATATTCAGATCTATGTGGAGAAAAATTGAAGAAGAATATATAGAGAAAGCATTCAAGGTACTAAAGCTTGTAGGTCTTGATGATTATTGGGATGTGGAGGCTTACAAACTTGGTGCAGGTCAGCTTAAAATGCTAGAGGTGGCTAGAGCATTAGCAGCAAATGCTAGACTCGTAGCTCTTGATGAACCTATAGGTGGTACTGATCCTGGATACGCTAAAACTATTTTCGAGAAACTCAGGAAAATTAAGAGTGAAATGGATATTACGTTTGTGGTAGTAGAGCATAGAATAGATATAGCGTTACCTTTTGCTGACTACGTATATGTAATGGATAGAGGAAAAATTATAGCTGAAGGTTTGCCAGACATAGTCTATAAAGATCCTAAGGTTGTTGAGGTATATGTTGGTGAATAG
- a CDS encoding ABC transporter substrate-binding protein, translated as MVSKTVLYALIVAIVIVAIAGGILYYQMLLSPPTQYKLSGEVKIGALLPLSGPLSSFAAELKTAIEYAEREINDYLASKGRTWRIKFVVEDTAGDPRTHLEKLMALHAAGVKIFIGGISSAELSEALSYCNTNNILIISPSSTSPALSLPDMALRYAPSDQYQGKAIARIMWNRGIRWLIPIWRGDTWGDGLARAAIDRFKEICRASGESCGVIEPGIRYDPSAKEFSAEVSQLAALVSDATGKYGRDRVGVLLISFEEAASVFASAKGYAILSEVVWQGSDGTANIVQLLDPGIADIVVEVKFLNTMASPGASPKSEVVRNVIREKLGRDPMGYTYFAYDIAWTIALALDNVGEYDAVAVKNKLPEVLADYEGASGKIALDENGDRALAYYDIWTVAKVDDRYEWKIVGLYDGERDDVQWY; from the coding sequence ATGGTGAGCAAAACTGTTCTCTATGCGTTAATTGTAGCTATAGTTATTGTAGCAATAGCTGGAGGAATACTGTACTACCAAATGTTGTTATCACCACCTACACAATATAAACTAAGTGGGGAAGTAAAGATAGGTGCACTTCTTCCACTCTCTGGACCGCTTTCGTCATTCGCTGCAGAGCTCAAAACAGCTATAGAGTATGCTGAAAGAGAAATAAATGATTATCTAGCTTCCAAAGGTAGAACATGGAGAATAAAGTTTGTTGTAGAGGATACCGCTGGAGATCCTAGAACACATCTAGAGAAGCTTATGGCGCTACATGCAGCAGGCGTAAAGATATTTATAGGTGGCATCTCTAGTGCAGAACTTTCTGAAGCATTAAGCTACTGTAATACTAACAATATACTCATTATATCGCCATCATCAACATCACCTGCACTATCTCTCCCAGATATGGCTCTACGTTATGCACCGTCGGATCAGTATCAAGGAAAAGCTATAGCCAGGATTATGTGGAATAGAGGAATTAGATGGCTTATACCTATATGGAGGGGGGATACATGGGGTGATGGTCTTGCAAGAGCTGCTATAGATAGGTTTAAGGAGATATGTAGAGCTAGTGGTGAAAGTTGTGGTGTTATAGAGCCTGGCATAAGGTACGATCCATCAGCTAAAGAATTTTCAGCAGAAGTCTCACAATTAGCTGCATTAGTTAGCGATGCTACAGGAAAATATGGAAGAGATAGGGTTGGTGTACTACTGATATCATTTGAAGAAGCTGCGAGTGTTTTTGCTTCTGCAAAAGGTTATGCAATACTAAGCGAGGTAGTATGGCAAGGCTCTGATGGTACAGCAAACATAGTGCAGTTACTTGATCCAGGTATAGCTGATATCGTTGTAGAGGTAAAGTTCTTGAACACTATGGCCTCTCCAGGTGCCTCACCTAAGTCTGAAGTTGTAAGAAATGTGATTAGAGAAAAACTTGGTAGAGATCCTATGGGTTATACGTACTTTGCATATGATATAGCTTGGACAATAGCTTTAGCACTAGATAACGTTGGTGAATACGATGCTGTAGCTGTTAAAAACAAGTTGCCTGAAGTACTTGCTGACTACGAAGGTGCTTCAGGAAAAATAGCACTTGACGAAAATGGTGATAGAGCATTAGCTTATTATGATATTTGGACTGTGGCCAAGGTTGATGATAGGTACGAATGGAAGATTGTAGGCCTATATGATGGAGAGAGAGATGACGTTCAATGGTATTAG
- a CDS encoding branched-chain amino acid ABC transporter permease, with product MLDVTLIAKAIVYSISIALGAAGITLIYTATKTFNFAHASMVGWGVYIVFTFLYFYGGIPHVYLPIAFLFSGALGIITYLLVNRRLIMVKASDINLMMSTLGVDLIYFAFLNIFADYLMYTHKIGIAKNFVLEARDIELNVYGANIKLTWIISPIVLVTVFVWLYTLFTRTRLGIAMRATIENPELAQLQGINPDIVYLLSWFIGGGMAGLAGSILAMIFTGRPSIGMETVVTFFAGSIVGGLYTVYGSFIGGFLVGLSEYLIPSLLAPVIGSWIYSFKMVIPLIIMVVTLLLQPSGLGMLIEKVIKR from the coding sequence ATGTTAGATGTGACGCTGATAGCAAAGGCTATAGTGTATTCAATAAGTATAGCTCTAGGTGCTGCAGGTATAACCTTGATCTATACTGCCACAAAAACATTTAATTTTGCTCATGCATCAATGGTTGGATGGGGTGTATATATAGTATTCACATTCCTATATTTCTACGGTGGAATACCCCATGTGTATCTACCTATAGCTTTTCTGTTCTCTGGAGCTCTAGGCATTATAACATACCTATTGGTGAACAGACGTTTAATCATGGTTAAAGCTTCCGACATAAACCTCATGATGTCCACCTTAGGTGTAGACCTGATCTATTTTGCCTTCCTTAACATATTCGCCGATTACCTCATGTATACACATAAAATTGGTATCGCAAAGAACTTTGTTTTAGAGGCACGCGATATTGAACTAAATGTATATGGAGCTAATATAAAGTTAACCTGGATTATATCGCCAATAGTATTGGTAACCGTATTTGTATGGCTATATACGCTATTCACAAGAACTAGACTAGGAATCGCTATGAGAGCAACTATAGAAAATCCTGAACTCGCTCAACTCCAGGGAATTAATCCAGATATAGTCTATCTCTTGTCATGGTTTATAGGCGGAGGTATGGCTGGATTAGCTGGCAGTATACTAGCAATGATTTTCACAGGCAGACCAAGTATAGGAATGGAGACTGTAGTAACATTTTTTGCAGGTTCAATTGTTGGAGGACTATATACAGTATACGGAAGCTTTATTGGAGGATTTCTTGTAGGTCTAAGTGAATACCTTATACCGTCTCTATTGGCACCAGTTATAGGTAGCTGGATATATTCTTTCAAGATGGTTATACCATTGATTATAATGGTTGTAACCCTGCTTCTTCAGCCATCAGGTCTAGGGATGCTAATAGAAAAGGTGATAAAACGATGA
- a CDS encoding branched-chain amino acid ABC transporter permease, which translates to MIELNPIIELIILNFSIGLIVTISLNIEVGFLRIPQFGRLLAVIAGAINVAAIPGRILALYLGLPAGIEYSDHMYNARIVLQIDNWLSQNPLLSVCIFLFSLILAAIIGGIIGYLCAYPAIRLKGAYLGITLLTFGEILASIAWNYPHLVGGTTGIFVINPFKFIGKGVSSLITLTILAIAILLFIYSELLARSPFGRMLKAIRDSEVAAEVYGKDAVKARSQTLIIGGAIAAVAGALWTLYTGSMKAATYTRLTWTFWPWAFMMLGGVGNNLGIFVGVLLFTFTRIGIILYKHQLGNILPIATEWLEYILVGLAIIVIILFRPQGLIPERPTLTLPRQDIEIIKRKAIESSDTETSQVR; encoded by the coding sequence ATGATAGAGTTAAACCCAATCATAGAGCTCATAATCCTCAATTTCTCGATAGGGTTGATAGTGACTATAAGCTTGAATATAGAGGTAGGTTTCTTAAGAATTCCACAATTTGGAAGACTTCTAGCCGTTATTGCTGGAGCTATAAATGTTGCAGCTATACCTGGTAGAATTCTTGCATTATATCTAGGGCTACCTGCAGGTATTGAATATTCTGATCATATGTACAATGCCAGGATAGTTCTCCAAATCGATAACTGGTTATCTCAAAATCCTCTACTGTCTGTATGCATTTTCTTATTCTCACTAATTTTAGCAGCAATTATTGGAGGCATTATCGGATATCTATGTGCCTATCCTGCTATTCGATTAAAAGGTGCTTACCTAGGTATAACATTGCTAACCTTTGGAGAAATACTAGCTAGTATTGCATGGAATTATCCGCATCTTGTAGGAGGTACAACAGGCATATTCGTCATAAATCCATTCAAGTTCATAGGAAAAGGTGTTTCTTCCTTAATAACGTTAACCATCTTAGCTATAGCTATACTCCTCTTTATATACTCAGAACTGCTCGCAAGATCACCATTTGGTAGAATGCTTAAAGCTATCAGAGATTCTGAAGTAGCAGCAGAAGTATATGGTAAAGATGCTGTTAAAGCTCGATCACAAACGTTAATTATAGGTGGAGCTATAGCTGCTGTAGCTGGTGCTTTATGGACTCTCTATACAGGTAGTATGAAAGCTGCAACATATACTCGACTAACATGGACTTTCTGGCCTTGGGCTTTCATGATGCTTGGAGGTGTTGGTAATAATCTTGGGATATTTGTGGGGGTGTTACTGTTTACATTTACGAGAATAGGCATAATTCTCTATAAACATCAGCTAGGAAACATATTACCTATAGCTACAGAATGGCTTGAGTATATACTGGTTGGCCTAGCTATAATTGTCATAATACTATTTAGACCTCAAGGCCTTATACCAGAGAGACCTACATTAACGCTTCCACGCCAGGATATCGAGATAATAAAGAGAAAAGCTATCGAATCCTCAGATACTGAGACTAGTCAGGTTAGATGA
- a CDS encoding ACT domain-containing protein has translation MSSISHIVKEIVSSDPSTLQCILNDIVNYTKLSKKLKPLVSEAIGHEVSVDTIKMALIRFAEKIFKEFNILKRDVAQVLARSSIEIRTGITIVTIRNAAFSRIAQYIPLLSTRSRFLAIMQSILVTTLILDDESSEEIISRLNKDDIMSIQRDYSAIVIVSPIEIMYTPGVLSYITNILALNNINIVHIESCYTDTIIVVSREDLIKAFQVLSKHIDISKKLLTINQHSVTNPDK, from the coding sequence ATGAGCTCGATATCCCATATAGTTAAAGAGATAGTATCTTCAGATCCATCTACTCTTCAGTGCATACTTAACGACATAGTAAATTATACAAAATTATCGAAAAAATTGAAGCCATTGGTAAGTGAAGCCATTGGTCATGAGGTATCAGTAGATACTATTAAGATGGCTTTAATAAGGTTTGCTGAAAAAATATTCAAAGAATTCAATATACTGAAAAGAGACGTAGCCCAGGTGTTGGCTAGATCTAGCATTGAAATTAGAACAGGAATAACCATAGTGACTATAAGAAATGCAGCTTTTTCTAGAATAGCTCAATACATACCGCTTCTCTCCACAAGATCTAGATTTCTAGCAATAATGCAAAGCATACTTGTAACAACATTAATTCTAGATGATGAATCATCCGAAGAAATTATATCTAGACTTAACAAAGACGATATCATGAGTATCCAGAGAGATTATTCAGCAATAGTCATTGTGAGTCCGATAGAGATTATGTATACCCCTGGTGTACTCTCCTACATAACCAACATACTTGCACTCAATAACATAAACATAGTCCATATAGAATCATGCTATACAGACACAATAATAGTTGTATCGAGAGAAGATCTAATTAAAGCATTCCAAGTTCTCTCAAAACATATCGACATATCTAAGAAACTATTAACCATAAACCAACACTCGGTAACTAACCCAGATAAATAA
- a CDS encoding argininosuccinate synthase — translation MRVVLAYSGGLDTSTILVLLRKKYKADVITATVDVGQEEELKSIEERAYSLGAIKHYTIDAKKEFVENYVFEAIKANALYEGKYPLGTALARPLIAEKIAEIAIKENADAVAHGCTGKGNDQIRFDLTLKAYLKHDIKIIALVRELRLTRSENIKILSEYGYEVSTSHKKYSIDENLWTRSIEGGILDDPYTEPPEEVFEWTVDPEKAPNEPLYLMIEFDKGIPYKINGEKIDRVELIRFLNKTLGMHGYGRIDMIESRVIGLKSREVYEAPAALALIEAHQDLERMVLTPKELRFKHSVDEMWSDLVYQGLWIDPMRIHLDRVIDSINNYVSGEVKIKVYKGTLRIVGRRSPYSLYSQELIDYNTGWYPSDAEARGFISIHGFYALSASRIRGLPKDEKI, via the coding sequence ATGAGAGTTGTACTAGCTTATTCAGGTGGATTAGATACTTCAACAATACTTGTCCTACTTAGGAAAAAGTACAAAGCTGATGTTATTACAGCAACAGTTGATGTAGGTCAAGAAGAAGAGCTAAAGAGTATTGAAGAAAGGGCATATAGTCTTGGAGCAATAAAGCATTACACAATAGATGCAAAGAAAGAGTTTGTTGAAAATTATGTATTTGAAGCTATAAAAGCAAACGCTCTTTATGAAGGTAAGTACCCTCTTGGAACTGCACTAGCTAGACCGCTTATAGCAGAGAAAATCGCTGAAATAGCCATTAAGGAGAATGCGGATGCTGTTGCCCATGGCTGTACAGGTAAGGGAAATGATCAAATCAGATTCGACTTAACATTGAAGGCCTATCTAAAGCACGATATAAAGATTATCGCACTTGTAAGAGAGCTTAGATTAACCAGAAGCGAGAACATAAAGATACTCAGCGAGTATGGATATGAGGTATCCACATCTCATAAAAAGTACAGTATTGATGAAAACCTATGGACAAGAAGTATAGAAGGGGGGATTCTAGATGATCCTTATACAGAACCTCCTGAAGAAGTTTTTGAATGGACTGTAGATCCTGAAAAAGCACCAAATGAACCTTTATACCTTATGATAGAGTTTGATAAAGGGATTCCATATAAAATCAATGGCGAGAAAATAGATCGTGTTGAACTAATTAGATTTCTAAATAAGACGTTGGGTATGCATGGCTATGGAAGAATAGATATGATTGAAAGCAGAGTTATAGGACTGAAGAGCAGAGAAGTATATGAGGCACCTGCTGCTCTAGCCTTAATAGAAGCTCATCAAGATCTTGAGAGAATGGTCTTAACACCTAAAGAGCTTAGATTCAAGCATTCAGTAGATGAAATGTGGAGCGATCTTGTGTATCAAGGACTTTGGATAGATCCTATGAGAATTCATCTAGATAGGGTTATAGACTCTATCAACAATTATGTTTCAGGTGAGGTTAAAATCAAAGTCTATAAAGGAACGCTAAGAATTGTTGGAAGAAGAAGTCCATACTCACTATATTCACAAGAACTCATAGACTATAACACAGGTTGGTATCCTTCTGATGCAGAAGCAAGAGGATTTATATCAATCCACGGATTCTATGCACTTTCAGCCTCTAGAATCAGAGGTTTACCAAAAGATGAAAAGATATAA
- a CDS encoding lyase family protein, giving the protein MKRYKVFVGGVSKDSIDSYVSSIDFDRKLAKYVAMVMLAHLKNLVNSHLITIETAKKISYELIKIIETEGRRLYEWIEKREEKFEDVFEALEIYLFSVVGEDAGRIAIGRSRNDHISAVLRLSIRDHMIKLLLKLLDLREAFIDKSNKYRETLFPFFTHAQLAQCGSATLYFLTYEYAFSNVWKILLELLELVNQNPLGSGASAGTSVPLNKDVFAKLLCFDSTPLPPYYATGSRLFMLSVASIFTILMAEIGRFVEDMMIMNNIVPHGLEVPREHISTSSIMPHKRNLVTLEIARAKVSRAIGLLTALLSSYKSVPYGYNLDFQEMNIYFYELVKDLDSTLEIITDFIKGLEINSDAINNYLSDKPCWSSDIIEYISINTNIPVRNLYARLAEALQEYWRNNTDPLKSFLKSYGLELADVWKIVKQKPIEKELDVLMNLARERIARDYERVKQINTVLMQCSEELIKI; this is encoded by the coding sequence ATGAAAAGATATAAGGTTTTCGTTGGAGGTGTATCTAAAGATTCTATCGATAGTTATGTATCGAGCATAGATTTCGATAGAAAATTAGCTAAATACGTAGCTATGGTTATGTTGGCTCACTTAAAGAATCTGGTAAATAGTCATCTAATAACTATAGAAACAGCCAAGAAGATTTCTTACGAACTTATAAAAATTATTGAAACCGAAGGAAGGAGACTATATGAGTGGATAGAAAAAAGGGAAGAAAAGTTTGAAGATGTTTTTGAAGCTCTTGAAATCTATCTATTTAGTGTTGTGGGTGAGGATGCGGGCAGAATTGCTATAGGTAGAAGTAGAAACGATCATATATCTGCTGTACTAAGGCTGTCTATAAGAGACCACATGATTAAGCTATTGCTCAAGCTTCTAGATTTAAGAGAAGCCTTTATCGATAAAAGTAACAAATATAGAGAAACCTTATTCCCATTTTTTACACATGCACAGTTAGCTCAATGTGGTAGCGCTACACTCTACTTCTTGACTTATGAATATGCATTTAGTAATGTATGGAAAATACTTCTAGAATTACTAGAGCTCGTTAATCAAAATCCTCTTGGTTCTGGAGCTTCTGCTGGTACCTCAGTTCCACTCAATAAAGATGTTTTTGCAAAACTCTTGTGTTTTGATTCAACACCTCTACCACCTTATTATGCCACAGGATCAAGACTGTTCATGTTGTCTGTAGCCTCTATATTCACAATTCTTATGGCCGAGATAGGGAGATTTGTGGAGGATATGATGATAATGAACAACATTGTTCCTCATGGTCTAGAAGTTCCTAGAGAACATATATCGACAAGTAGTATAATGCCACATAAAAGGAATCTAGTTACACTTGAGATTGCGAGAGCTAAGGTCTCTAGAGCTATAGGGCTCTTAACAGCTCTTTTATCGAGCTACAAGTCTGTTCCCTATGGATACAACCTAGATTTCCAGGAGATGAATATCTATTTCTACGAACTAGTTAAAGATCTAGATAGCACACTAGAAATAATTACTGATTTTATAAAAGGTTTAGAGATCAATAGCGATGCTATTAATAACTACCTTAGCGATAAACCTTGCTGGAGTAGTGATATAATAGAGTATATATCCATTAACACAAACATACCTGTAAGAAACCTATACGCTAGACTAGCTGAAGCTCTTCAAGAATATTGGAGGAATAATACAGATCCATTAAAATCGTTCCTCAAATCCTATGGACTTGAACTTGCTGATGTGTGGAAAATAGTAAAACAGAAACCTATAGAAAAAGAGCTCGATGTATTAATGAATTTAGCTCGAGAGCGTATTGCTAGAGATTATGAAAGAGTCAAGCAGATCAATACAGTTTTAATGCAATGTAGCGAAGAGCTTATAAAGATCTAA
- the carA gene encoding glutamine-hydrolyzing carbamoyl-phosphate synthase small subunit, translating to MIYTSIAKIWCRETGLRARLLLEDGTAVEGCGFGYADTRVGEIVFSTGMTGYTEALTDPSFAGQILVWTHPMVGCYGVPTTKHSIADVPINFESDRIQVEGFIVTFLPPPNHYLSVASLNEWLRNSQVPGMYEVDTRALVKKLREYGVMMGVLSVFPENEVIEWTELEKKLKIAERYDLKDFTYLVSPRTTIVHEPPSRPEATIAVLDCGIKYGIIRWLLSLGFRVVRFPCWSSASELLEAGDGIVISNGPGNPVVLKKQIDTVKEIVYSGKPVLGICLGMQLISLALGAETYKLKYGHRGPNKGVIDVLTKKGYITTQNHGYAVKEDLLDNAELVAWFKNIDDESIEGVVHKKLPVIATQFHPEGGPGPHDTVWVFEKFKKMVMNHGNT from the coding sequence TTGATTTACACATCTATAGCCAAGATATGGTGTAGAGAAACAGGACTTAGAGCGAGACTACTACTAGAGGATGGTACAGCAGTAGAGGGTTGTGGCTTTGGATACGCTGATACAAGAGTTGGTGAAATTGTTTTCTCGACAGGTATGACAGGTTATACAGAAGCTTTAACTGATCCTAGTTTTGCAGGTCAAATACTTGTGTGGACACATCCCATGGTTGGCTGTTATGGGGTTCCAACTACAAAGCACTCAATAGCTGATGTGCCAATAAATTTTGAATCAGATAGAATCCAAGTTGAAGGATTTATAGTAACATTTCTACCACCTCCAAATCATTATCTAAGTGTAGCATCATTAAATGAATGGTTAAGAAATTCACAAGTTCCAGGTATGTATGAAGTCGATACTAGGGCTCTTGTCAAGAAGCTACGAGAATACGGAGTTATGATGGGTGTACTATCTGTTTTTCCCGAGAATGAAGTTATCGAATGGACGGAACTTGAAAAGAAGTTGAAAATAGCTGAAAGATACGATTTGAAAGATTTCACATACCTAGTATCACCAAGAACTACAATAGTTCACGAACCCCCATCAAGACCCGAAGCAACTATAGCTGTACTTGATTGTGGTATAAAGTACGGTATAATTAGGTGGCTTCTGAGTCTAGGTTTTAGAGTAGTTAGATTCCCATGCTGGTCATCAGCTAGCGAATTACTTGAAGCCGGAGATGGTATAGTTATCAGCAATGGTCCTGGAAACCCCGTGGTACTCAAAAAACAAATCGATACAGTAAAAGAGATAGTCTATTCTGGAAAACCTGTACTAGGTATATGTCTAGGTATGCAACTAATTTCACTAGCTCTAGGTGCTGAAACCTACAAGCTCAAGTATGGCCATAGAGGTCCAAATAAAGGCGTAATAGATGTGCTAACTAAGAAGGGATATATAACTACACAAAATCATGGTTATGCCGTGAAAGAAGATTTGCTTGACAATGCCGAACTTGTAGCATGGTTTAAGAACATAGATGATGAATCGATTGAGGGTGTAGTACATAAAAAGTTGCCAGTAATAGCTACACAATTCCATCCAGAAGGTGGACCAGGACCTCATGATACCGTATGGGTTTTTGAAAAATTCAAGAAGATGGTTATGAACCATGGAAACACCTAG